The sequence below is a genomic window from Phycisphaerales bacterium AB-hyl4.
GGCACACATCACTCTCTGAATGCTGTCTGTTCCACCTCAACCCGGTGGGTCGGCATGGACCCGCCACCTTCTGCTTGTGTGGATTGCCGGGGCCACCGCGGCTTGGCGACTCTACGCACTTTAGGGGTGCCACGACCTCTCGGGAAATGGGCCTTTGCAGATCATCTGCTCTACACGCCAGCGCAGCCGATCCGATCGCTCCACCACGTCGGCCGAGCGTGAGTTCAATGAGGGCATACCCATGGGTACGGAATCCGTCGAAAACATACCCAATTCCACCTAACATTTGCAAAAGTGCAGTGCGGCGTTTAACCTGATATATATCGGGTTTACGGTACGAAATGGGAGTGGGCATACCCCTAACAGAATCCTCTGATAAGGGTGAGGTCGCAAGTTCGAATCTTGCCGGGCCCATCACTAAACCCCGCAAACCATAAGGTTTGCGGGGTTTTTCTTTGACCTAATTTCGGGGTTTCGGTCAACTGACCTAATCCTTGACCTAATCGCAAACCCGCCTACTCTGAGCCGTATGGCTGAGACGCGACACAAAAAGACCCGGAAGGCTGTTCCCTACCACAAACCAACCCGCCGATACCGGAAGATGATCGAGGGCGAGTACGTGCACTTCTCGCACGCCGGCGAATCCGCAGCGAGCGACCGGAATGGCTACCAAAATTGTTTTGGAACGTTACGAGCAACACATGGATGCCCTGCGAGCCCGACGACGCGTCGCGGAATTGCGAGGCCTCCGCGACGCACTCGGCCAAGTCGGCGAGAACATGAAGAACAGCCAAGCGGCGGCAGACTATGCCGTACTGACCACCGCAGGGCTCGGGGACCAATATCTGGCTGGCCGCATCTCTGAAGCTGCCGGAGGGCTCAGCCCTGAACAGGACAAGATCCTCACCGGCTGGATGGAATCCACCGCTCACGCTAAACCAGACCCCAAAGGGCAGGTCGCCAAAATCGTCGCCGGCTTTCAGGAACACCAGCGACAGCGTCGAAGTGAACACCGGATCGGTGAAAACCGCCTCGGTCAGTTGACCGCCTCCACCGACGCGTTTGCCGATTGGTGCGGCGACCGCCGTTTTACGGACGAAGAGGACGGGAGCAATGAAAGGCTGCTGTCAGACTACCGGGCTCACCTCCTGAGCCGGTCGTTTGCCCCAGCTACTTTCAATACCCATGCCCGGGCGATGAAACAATTTGTGAAGTGGGCCTATAGCGAATACCAGATCCGTCATCTCCCACGCAACATTGACAACGTTTTTCGACTGATCCCCGAGGAAGCGAAACCAAACCCGCTTTCGGTGACGGAGGTTCGTAAACTTTGGCGGTTGGCTAAACCCCAAATGCGGGCATGGATGGCAGTAGCCTTGAATGGGGGCTATTACGGCATCGATATCTCAGTGCTAGAAGAAAGTCATATCAAGGGGGATTTCGCCATAAAACCCCGGGCCAAGACGGCTGTAGCTGTAAAGCACAAGCTTTGGGGCGTGACGAAGCGGTTGATTAAAGAGACGGCGAATAACCACCAGAAGTTGACGTTCAAACGACACCGCCGAGACAAGCCACCAGTGGATTACACTCCCCTATTCATCACCAGGCGGCGGCGTCCGCTGATCCATGAGAATCGTAGCGACGCCATCGGTCAACAGTTTTATAACCTCCGCAAAAAGGTCGGCATCAAGGGCAAGTCATTCAGCAGCCTGCGTGATACCAGCACCACCCTGATTGAGGGAATGATCAAAAAGGGCGAGGCAACCATCGACGACAAAAACAACTTTCTCGCTCACAAGGACGGCTCGATGGCCGCCAGGTACACAGGCGATATTGACCTCGTACACCCCGACTCCATTGACTCCACTCGGCTTGACCAAATCATCGACAAACTGGAAGCCATCTACGAACTGAAACATGGTGAAAACGAGGACTCCAATTCCACGGCGGGAGCAGCATGATGTCGAGTTGATGGGAGGCCGTTCCGAAAAACATGTTTTTGCCTTTCCCCGCAGCAGCACATCCCAAGAGGGGCCTCGAGAATCGCCTGCCATGACCTTGGTAGCTGCCAGGCGGTCACATATTGCCATTCCCCGACCACAATGCGGGGCAGCAACGCGGCAGAACCAAAACAAAAATACGCGACAAATGGGCAACGTCTTTGACGGGCGGAACTTAAACGGAAAGCCCAATATCTAGAGTCTCTTCGCCCTTGACCCCATAGATCTTGGGGGTAGCCTTAAAGTGAGATCAGGGCATTCCTGATAGCCGCAGGCACCCTTCAAGGACTATGGCATGAGTTGGAACGAACAAGATGTACGGGAACGAGTAGCACGCAACGATTTCAGTGACTTCGAGGTGAATGTTGCCGATCTCACGCGAACCATCGAATTTGAAAACCTCGGCACAAAAGACGTCCGACGAGCCGCGGGGGCCCACCTCTATAGCGACGTTCCCAACTTTCACTTGGCGGTGCAGGAGGCGGGTGACGACAAGGCGAAGCTCAAGAAAGTGATCAGAGCTGCGAGCGTTCTGCGGAAGGTACAGGGTGAACTTGCCGAGGCCTATGAGATCGGCCAGATGCAGCGGCAAGCCGCCCGGTTCCATGCACTTTGTTTCAAGCCATACGACGATGAAGCCGAACGAGCGAAGCAAGCTGTGTGCTTCGGCATCACCCTGAACTCCTACCTGCATGACGTATTCAACGAGGTGTTCAGCGACGTACGAAACCTCACCGGCAGCGTTGGGATCGCGGCCGGCATGAGCTATATCGCCAACATCGGCCAGAGGGGTGAACGAGAGCGAATCGCTCTCGGAAGTTGTGCTAATCTTGCCGCTAAGGTTCTGGATAAAGGCGACACGATCAACGTTACGAAAGAGGTTTACGACGCCCTGCCAAATTGCCTTCAGGAGCACTTCTCTCGCATGGGAACGGTGGCCGGTGTTCCGAGGTATCAAGCACATGGTCTGCGGTGGAATCGCCAGAAGGAACTCGCCGAAGAGTTGGGCGTCCGTTTCGATGCGGACAGGCTCCGTTCCCAGACCGAAGAACACCGAGATGCACTTCGGCTAGACGACATGCAATTGACTGAAGCTTCCGTACCCATCGACCTCGAGCTCTTAACCGAACGCAACAGCAAGCACACATCGGCAGTAGCCATTTATGCCGATCTCGACGGGTTCACGAAATACGTGCAAGACGCTGAGCAGACGGAAACGGTGGTTTCCTTGGTTCGCATCTTTCACATGATTCGAGCTGAGTTCCATGCCGTACTCAAGTCGGACTTCCCGGGCCTAGTTCTCCAACACCAAGGAGATCGTGTCCTTGCCAGTATCCATATGCCGAACGGTGATCAGATCGATAAGCGATGCCAGACGGCGGTGGATGCAGCGATCGGTCTCCAGTCGTCGATGGAGCAAGTACTCAACGAGCGACTTGGCAACCGTGAATTGCACGTGGCGGTAGGTCTTGATGTTGGTAAGACGTTGATCACACGTCTTGGCAAGAAAGGAAGACGCCAGGCGATCTGCCTCGGCTCCAAGGTGCATCACGCCGAGAAGCTTCAACTTCGCTCGGGACCTCAGCAGATTCGGATTACTGGGAATATATACAACACACTTAATGACGAGGTACTCGCGAAACAATTTCATCAGGTGAATGACGATGAATATGTAGCCACTGGCCTTACCTTCCTCAAACTTGATGAGCTAGCAGAAGAGCATGCGGCACGTGCTGGATCCTTGGGGAGCGTTGTCGTACAGGGGCACGTCCAGTGCGATCCTCACGCAAGCCGCTCACAACGACCTTGGGCGACAATGACTGAGCAAGACCTGATGAAATCTGCCTATGCCCGGCCTTGGTTCGTACAAAACGCAACGCGATGGACCATTGAGCAGGAGCATGCTCACCAGCTCATGGATAATGTCCATGTCAGTACCACTCCCGACCACCGGGGTCAGATTGAGGGCAGCTTCGCTCTCCGCTCCCACCATGGCCACATTTATGACGTCTTCCGCATTCGACTCATTTATCCGCCGCGGTTCCCTTATGACGGTCAAGTACCCAAGGTCTACTTGGATAGCCACCGCAACCGTTGGGTTAGGACCATTGATGGCCACATCCAGGACGATTGGGGATTATGCTTGTTCGTCCCTGGAGATTCAGACATTGACTTTTCACAGGCAGATGCGTTTTGCAAGCTTCTTGGGGCTATTCATGAGTTTCTGATCAAGGAACGCATCTATCAGCGAGACCTTGTTCGTTGGGAGGTACTGGGAATTCCGCCGAAATGGCCTGGCGATGAGAGGCCGCATGGAGTTCAAGGCATCGCCGAAGTTGTTCGCGAGCGAGGCGGCATCGATGGCGGTGAACCCTGCACGTGTGGAAGCGGGCGTAAGTTCAAGCACTGCCACGGCCCCATACTGAAGGGGAATCATGCCAGTTGATGCTGCAGACCAACCCGAATCCAGCCTGAAGCTTGAGACGCTGCTCGCCGTGCACCAAAATGTACAGGAGCAGATACGTTTTGCTGATACGAAGGCCGGTTTTATCGCCGGCATAAACGTCTTACTGGTCGGGTTTCTGGCCCCCCATCTTGATCGCCTTGTTGGAATCGACAGTACGAGCGTTGTTGCCATTTGCGTCTCTTCCATGTTGCTGACCGCATATGGCATGGCGAGCGTTGTCTCGTTCGGCTGCGTCATTGCTTGCGTCGTGTCCCGGTTTGGGCAAGATGCCCCCCATTGTCGAATTTTTTGTGGCCATATCACAGCCACGTATGGCAAGGATCACGGAAAATACTTTGAGGATGTCCGCACGATGTCAGGCGACGACTGGCTCAGAGATGTCAGCGACCAGATCGTAGAGAATTCTTCCATCGCATCCGCCAAACATGGCCTTGTTCGATGGGCGGCGTTTTCCACAGCCGTCGCCCTTGCATGCTGGAGCGGAACCGTGATTGCACTGGCGGCCGTAGCATCGTAATTAAGCGGGCCAACTCTCACCACGGCCAGTTCACCCGTTGCTTGAACTCGTTGGTGATGGCGTCGAAATCGAACCGTTGCGGATGCCAGTCACCAAGCCACTGCTTGGTCATCTCCAGCTCCGACCGTTCTGCCGGATCGTCCAATTCCGCAATCTCGGTCTCGGACATCACGAAGGCCTGCAGGCACCGCTCATAACCGGTGATGCTGCCACAGTCCTCTGGTGGAAAAGCCCGCTCTCCACCGATCAGGTGGCGGCGACTGGTGCCCGGGAGCTGCTGCACACCCTTCAACTCGATCAGGTGCAGCCAGCTGTCGCCAAAATCATACTCGTACGCCAGCTTGAATTGGCCGCCAAAAGGCAGGTGGTCCGCCAGCTGAACCTGACATCCATTGGGGATAACCTCGTCCACATCCCACGACTCGTCGTAAGGTGAACTGGCGATTCCATCGCCTCTCTCGAACGGCTCCTTGCCCGTCCACTGGCGGAATTCGTAGAGGTTATAGTCCAGCCACCCACAGGCTCGCTGGATCGTGTCGTGCAGCTCGTGGAAGCTGCAATTCTTCCGGATCAGAAACCGCCGCCAGATGCGTGGCTCCACGCCCACAAGGGAACCTCAAGGCCGTAGTAGTAGGTCTTGGTCGGCATGGATCAGTTCCCCTCCACAGCATGCATGATCGTATCGCAGACCAACTCTTTCACAACCAACCTCCGATGATCGGCGTTCTCCGTAAGCATACGGACAGGATGCACAGGCCGGCCCGATGTAAGCTGTCCCGTCCATGAATGCCGTGGCCCCCTGGCAATTGGTGAGCGTCAGGCCGAGTGCGTGCAGGCACCCACAAGGGTGGCTGTGTGCCACCATTCTTGCTGCGGTGATGCTGATCGGTTGTGATCGGCAAGGCGACTCACCAGCCGAACATGCAACGACGGCCGATCAATCTATACAACAAACAGATCCATCCTCCACAAAACAGGGCGTTATCTCTCGCCTTCACATCGCCGGCATTGAAGATCCGCAGTAGGTCAAGGTCGCGCTGCATCAACTGCAGCAGGCCATCGCCGGCGATGATGAGCAGGCGATCGTGCGGTTCATATTCGAATAGCTGGACGGGGCGATCACTCAACATCCGACTGAGTGGGAAGTAAACCGAACATTCGAGGTCGCCTTATCCGCCTCACTTCGCCGTTCGCGAAGCCAGGATTCGAATTGCTCGCCAGGCATGGGCTTGCAAAGCAAGTATCCTTGTACATAATCGCAGTCGAGTGTCTGGATCTGCGCAAGCTGTCCTGTCGTTTCAATACCTTCAGCAACCACTGCCATGTTCAGGTTCTGCGCGAGCGTGGCAATAGCGGCCACGATGGCCGAGTAGGTCCGACAACGGTCGATATTCTGCACGAAAGAGCGGTCGATTTTCAGGATGTCGATGGGAAACCGGCGCAAGGAGGCGAGCGATGAATAGCCCGTCCCGAAGTCGTCCATCGCCACTTGGATGCCGAGTGCTCGCAGTTCTTCAAGCATGGGAATGATGCGGTTCATGTCGTGCATGATGGCGCTTTCTGTAATTTCCAGCTTCAGCACATGCGACTGGAGATGATGACGAGCAAGCGCATCGACGATGGCCGAAAGCAAACCCGGTTGTTCGCATTGGATCTTGGAGATGTTAATGCTGCACCAGAGATCCGGGTACTCCGGAAACTGCTTTCGCCATGCGGCAAGCTGCTGACAAACATGGTCAAGCATCCAGTTCCCGATTTCCACAATGATGCCCGTCTCCTCGGCAACAGGGATGAATTCATCAGGGGGGATGAGGGCGTCGCCGGTCCCGGAACGCCACCGCACCAACGCTTCCATACCCGCCAATTCACCGCTCTCGGTCACGATCACGGGTTGATAGACGACGTGAAACTCGCGATTCACCACGGCGCGGGCAAGCGCAGACTCCATTTCCAGTCGTCCGACCGCCTGTTCGTGCATTTTTCGGTCAAACACCACATGTCGGCCACGACCGGAAGACTTGGCGTGGTACATCGCCGTATCGCTGTCGCGCAATACCGTGTCGGCGCTGTCCAGTTCACCATCTGCAATCCGGATACCAATGCTCAGGCCCACCCGCACGTGATAGCCTTGCATCTCGTACGTCTCATCCAGCGAGTTGCGCAGCGATGTCGCCAAATGCTCCGCTTCACTGTCGCTCTTGATGTTGTCAAGCAGAATGGTGAATTCGTCCCCCCCCATTCGAGCCACAAGGTCTCTCGCCGATCTCGACAGCGATGACGACCTGCGATTGGCCACACATCCGCGAATGCGCTCGGCGACATTGATCAGCAACTCGTCACCGATGGCGTGGCCGAGGCTGTCGTTGATGACTTTGAAGCGGTCGAGGTCAATGAACAGAACAGCGAAGCGGTAGCTGGCCTGACACTTGGCACGTTCGACACACTGTGTCAGCACGCGGCGAAACGCACTGCGGTTCGGCAAGCCGGTGAGACTGTCCGTACGGGCCTGGGCTTCAAGTGCTTCGAGCAGCGCTTGTGTACGCAGCGCATTGCGCACGCGAGCGACAAGTTCACCAGCATCGAAGGGCTTAGTGAGGTAATCTGTCGCGCCCAGATCAAATGCCCGCACCTTCTCTGCTGCGGCCTCCGAGCCCGTGAGAAAGATAATGGGAATTTCATTGGTGATCGAATTGTTCCGCAGTAAGCGACAGACTTCGAACCCATCCATCATCGGCATGTTAACATCCAGCAGGATCAGGTCCGGTGGCTGCTCACGGGCCTGCGCAATACCTTGCTCGCCGGTGCTGGTAACGTTTACATCCACGTCCAAAGGTTTGAGGCGAACGGCCACCAGCTTGTGGATCATCGGGTCGTCGTCAATCACCAGAACTTGCTGACGCTTCATCATATTTCACTCCGGTGGTATGCGAGCCAGCCATCGCTCGTTCACATAGTTGTTTGAGCATCTGTATGGTTTCGGTGATCTGCTCCAGTTCGTCGCCTTGTCGTGCCTGTTGTTCGATTTCACGGGCGACATCACCAATCGGTCCAAAGCCGTAGCCGCCAGCCGCACCTTTCAGTTGGTGAGCCAGCGTGATCAACTGCGAGAGATTGT
It includes:
- a CDS encoding adenylate/guanylate cyclase domain-containing protein, with protein sequence MSWNEQDVRERVARNDFSDFEVNVADLTRTIEFENLGTKDVRRAAGAHLYSDVPNFHLAVQEAGDDKAKLKKVIRAASVLRKVQGELAEAYEIGQMQRQAARFHALCFKPYDDEAERAKQAVCFGITLNSYLHDVFNEVFSDVRNLTGSVGIAAGMSYIANIGQRGERERIALGSCANLAAKVLDKGDTINVTKEVYDALPNCLQEHFSRMGTVAGVPRYQAHGLRWNRQKELAEELGVRFDADRLRSQTEEHRDALRLDDMQLTEASVPIDLELLTERNSKHTSAVAIYADLDGFTKYVQDAEQTETVVSLVRIFHMIRAEFHAVLKSDFPGLVLQHQGDRVLASIHMPNGDQIDKRCQTAVDAAIGLQSSMEQVLNERLGNRELHVAVGLDVGKTLITRLGKKGRRQAICLGSKVHHAEKLQLRSGPQQIRITGNIYNTLNDEVLAKQFHQVNDDEYVATGLTFLKLDELAEEHAARAGSLGSVVVQGHVQCDPHASRSQRPWATMTEQDLMKSAYARPWFVQNATRWTIEQEHAHQLMDNVHVSTTPDHRGQIEGSFALRSHHGHIYDVFRIRLIYPPRFPYDGQVPKVYLDSHRNRWVRTIDGHIQDDWGLCLFVPGDSDIDFSQADAFCKLLGAIHEFLIKERIYQRDLVRWEVLGIPPKWPGDERPHGVQGIAEVVRERGGIDGGEPCTCGSGRKFKHCHGPILKGNHAS
- a CDS encoding Pycsar system effector family protein; translation: MPVDAADQPESSLKLETLLAVHQNVQEQIRFADTKAGFIAGINVLLVGFLAPHLDRLVGIDSTSVVAICVSSMLLTAYGMASVVSFGCVIACVVSRFGQDAPHCRIFCGHITATYGKDHGKYFEDVRTMSGDDWLRDVSDQIVENSSIASAKHGLVRWAAFSTAVALACWSGTVIALAAVAS
- a CDS encoding plasmid pRiA4b ORF-3 family protein, with product MEPRIWRRFLIRKNCSFHELHDTIQRACGWLDYNLYEFRQWTGKEPFERGDGIASSPYDESWDVDEVIPNGCQVQLADHLPFGGQFKLAYEYDFGDSWLHLIELKGVQQLPGTSRRHLIGGERAFPPEDCGSITGYERCLQAFVMSETEIAELDDPAERSELEMTKQWLGDWHPQRFDFDAITNEFKQRVNWPW
- a CDS encoding putative bifunctional diguanylate cyclase/phosphodiesterase; this encodes MMKRQQVLVIDDDPMIHKLVAVRLKPLDVDVNVTSTGEQGIAQAREQPPDLILLDVNMPMMDGFEVCRLLRNNSITNEIPIIFLTGSEAAAEKVRAFDLGATDYLTKPFDAGELVARVRNALRTQALLEALEAQARTDSLTGLPNRSAFRRVLTQCVERAKCQASYRFAVLFIDLDRFKVINDSLGHAIGDELLINVAERIRGCVANRRSSSLSRSARDLVARMGGDEFTILLDNIKSDSEAEHLATSLRNSLDETYEMQGYHVRVGLSIGIRIADGELDSADTVLRDSDTAMYHAKSSGRGRHVVFDRKMHEQAVGRLEMESALARAVVNREFHVVYQPVIVTESGELAGMEALVRWRSGTGDALIPPDEFIPVAEETGIIVEIGNWMLDHVCQQLAAWRKQFPEYPDLWCSINISKIQCEQPGLLSAIVDALARHHLQSHVLKLEITESAIMHDMNRIIPMLEELRALGIQVAMDDFGTGYSSLASLRRFPIDILKIDRSFVQNIDRCRTYSAIVAAIATLAQNLNMAVVAEGIETTGQLAQIQTLDCDYVQGYLLCKPMPGEQFESWLRERRSEADKATSNVRFTSHSVGC